One genomic segment of Sparus aurata chromosome 24, fSpaAur1.1, whole genome shotgun sequence includes these proteins:
- the stradb gene encoding STE20-related kinase adapter protein beta gives MSFLDCSCISHAQVQPLDIEERYEDTSHQFLSCDGSEYTLQGPAGGDDITGLSAEPAHYQLLSELGRGFNNLSQVNMARYIPTGQLVAVKQTNLDECTEEELLQLMNEVLLSRLFRHSNLLTSRLVFSSCCQLWVLTPLMAYGSADTLLRTYFPDGMSESLIAYLLHGVLKALEYLHRMGYVHRGVKASHILLSGEGRVYLSGLHSVYSMMREGKRMRAVFDMPHHSPALLPWLSPELLRQDLHGYGVKSDIYSLGIVACELVSGRVPFQDMPPTQMLLQKLRGSHCCLLDVAPFPLGELGGLKVSRSGVDSGIGESVATGSLSHSATAPPTDRPQSPAPKNHSVTLHNLVQLCLQQQPERRPSASALLTHAFFKQVKRHTRDSFLSLMYPAVPLTSPEDPPVSCPPAPSCHAPTSASTDTTEAVWDF, from the exons GACTGTTCCTGCATCTCCCACGCTCAGGTCCAGCCCTTGGACATAGAGGAGCGCTATGAGGACACCAGCCACCAGTTCCTG AGCTGTGACGGTTCTGAATACACTCTGCAAGGGCCAGCAGGTGGCGATGACATCACAGGGCTGTCAGCCGAGCCTGCCCACTACCAGCTACTGTCCGAGCTGG GGAGGGGCTTCAACAACCTGAGCCAGGTGAACATGGCACGCTACATCCCTACGGGCCAGCTGGTCGCCGTCAAACAAACCAACCTGGATGAGTGCactgaggaggagctgctgcagctaaTG AACGAGGTTCTGCTGTCCAGGCTGTTTCGTCACTCCAACCTGCTGACCTCTCGCCTGGTTTTCAGCTCCTGCTGCCAGCTGTGGGTCCTCACACCGCTCATGGCCTATG GCTCTGCCGATACCTTACTAAGAACATATTTCCCAGATGGAATGAGTGAATCTCTGATAGCGTACCTGCTGCACGGCGTGCTGAAAGCATTGGAATACCTGCACCGGATGGGCTACGTTCACCG GGGTGTGAAGGCCAGTCATATCTTGCTGTCGGGCGAGGGGCGTGTGTACCTCTCAGGGCTGCACAGTGTTTACAGTATGATGCGTGAGGGGAAGAGGATGAGGGCGGTGTTCGACATGCCCCACCACAGCCCCGCCCTGCTGCCCTGGCTCAGCCCTGAGCTCCTGCGACAG GATCTGCACGGTTACGGAGTGAAGTCAGACATCTACAGTTTGGGCATCGTGGCCTGTGAGCTGGTCAGCGGCAGGGTCCCTTTCCAGGACATGCCCCCCACTCAG ATGCTGCTTCAGAAGCTGCGCGGCTCCCACTGCTGCCTGCTGGACGTGGCTCCCTTCCCACTGGGCGAGCTGGGCGGTCTGAAGGTGTCGCGCTCCGGAGTGGACTCGGGCATCGGGGAGAGCGTCGCCACCGGAAGCCTGTCGCACAGTGCCACCGCTCCACCTACCGACCGACCTCAGAGCCCCGCGCCCAAAAACCACTCGGTCACCCTGCACAACCTGGTTcagctgtgtctgcagcagcagcctgagcGCAG ACCATCAGCATCTGCGCTGTTGACCCATGCTTTCTTCAAGCAG GTGAAGAGGCACACCAGAGACTCCTTCCTCAGCCTCATGTACCCAGCAGTGCCCCTCACCAGCCCAGAGGACCCTCCCGTATCCTGCCCGCCCGCCCCGTCCTGCCACGCTCCAACGTCAGCCTCCACCGACACCACTGAGGCTGTTTGGGACTTCTAA